In a genomic window of Bradyrhizobium ontarionense:
- the amrS gene encoding AmmeMemoRadiSam system radical SAM enzyme, whose translation MKQWQTSYQQARLEELLPDGRVRCHLSPRNCTMREGQDGACKVRGVRDGRLVTMNYSKSVHPTQETIETEAVNHFSPGAAILSCGNIGCMMSCSYCHNWRTSQAKHVLDSDIYQMTPEDAVEICLRRNLKVISFTYNDPVVWHEWVVDTARLAKEAGIVTLYKSAFYISSRAIDELIPHIDIFSISLKSLDPHYYKKYTGGRLEPVLEGIKQVHASGRHLELSTLMITDISDNEETAKKVSNWVLRELGSTIPVHFVRFHPDFRMRNTVRTPVHRIERAREIAIAAGVEHVYLGNVYDTKFSNTYCNQCGTELVKRYGLNAQVLALDEQGHCTQCGKDAHFKSIGLRQPTAASKSAGAIAGKHCCFEWHGDVRSLHVHLVNPTDQWLSGWYRSRRAGGPAGGWNEVKMKPGESWRFIIAKSALDDVGPEIVVPEEMTTNLHEVFDRAHFPTVRIEDAPFGGDVTPFPMYQGRTIEASAS comes from the coding sequence ATGAAGCAGTGGCAGACGTCATATCAGCAGGCAAGGCTCGAGGAATTGCTGCCCGATGGGAGAGTTCGCTGTCATCTCTCCCCACGAAATTGCACGATGCGGGAAGGACAGGACGGTGCGTGCAAGGTTCGCGGGGTAAGAGACGGTCGTCTCGTGACGATGAACTATAGCAAGTCGGTTCATCCGACCCAGGAAACCATCGAGACGGAGGCGGTCAATCATTTCTCGCCCGGTGCAGCGATCCTCTCGTGCGGAAACATCGGTTGCATGATGTCATGCAGCTACTGCCACAACTGGCGGACATCGCAGGCCAAGCATGTGCTCGACAGCGATATCTATCAGATGACGCCGGAGGATGCCGTCGAGATTTGCCTCCGGCGCAACCTCAAGGTCATAAGTTTCACCTACAACGATCCCGTCGTCTGGCACGAGTGGGTCGTTGATACTGCGCGGTTGGCGAAGGAGGCCGGGATCGTCACCCTGTACAAGTCGGCGTTCTACATCTCCAGCAGAGCGATTGACGAGCTGATCCCGCATATTGATATCTTCTCGATCTCCCTGAAATCGTTGGATCCGCACTACTACAAGAAATACACGGGTGGGCGGCTGGAGCCGGTGCTGGAGGGCATCAAACAGGTGCACGCGTCGGGGCGTCACCTCGAACTTTCGACGCTGATGATCACCGACATTTCAGATAATGAAGAGACCGCAAAAAAGGTCTCGAATTGGGTTCTTCGCGAACTCGGTTCGACGATACCGGTCCATTTCGTGCGGTTTCATCCCGATTTTCGGATGCGAAACACGGTTCGGACGCCTGTGCACCGCATCGAGCGCGCAAGAGAAATCGCGATTGCGGCCGGCGTCGAGCACGTCTACCTCGGAAATGTGTACGATACAAAGTTCAGCAACACCTATTGCAACCAGTGTGGGACGGAGCTTGTAAAGCGCTACGGCCTCAATGCCCAGGTGCTCGCGCTCGACGAGCAGGGACATTGCACCCAGTGCGGCAAGGACGCTCATTTCAAGTCAATCGGTCTGCGTCAACCCACGGCAGCATCGAAATCCGCCGGCGCAATTGCGGGCAAGCATTGTTGCTTTGAGTGGCACGGTGACGTCCGCTCGCTGCATGTCCATCTGGTCAACCCGACCGACCAGTGGCTGAGCGGCTGGTATCGTTCTCGCCGGGCCGGCGGTCCCGCCGGCGGGTGGAACGAGGTGAAAATGAAACCAGGCGAATCCTGGAGGTTCATCATCGCCAAGTCCGCGCTGGATGACGTTGGCCCGGAGATCGTGGTCCCCGAAGAAATGACCACAAATCTCCATGAGGTGTTCGATCGTGCTCATTTCCCGACAGTGCGTATCGAAGATGCCCCATTCGGGGGAGACGTCACGCCCTTCCCGATGTACCAAGGCCGCACCATAGAAGCGAGCGCATCCTGA
- a CDS encoding VOC family protein, protein MLVCLSMAKSLLATLVATVLLLAAPGHAAEVTGMDHIPIAVRDLGVAIRSYERLGFAWKQGRYHANGVSNGHIKFPDGTELELISAVDAVDDLTAEYRQFLERAEGPAFLGFFAPRRTELIDRLSAGFVSADFSGSWIRFPQSDPLHYIFFGQRNASATDRPEHFAHPNGAQSLVGVWLAGDDFSREQELFRSLGATSSTERACTPECGRWVQWRFAESEITLLPSSRGLSSSRKIVGAVVRVQSIRAAKAFLQGIVPTLTEAHGKHWDSIFIPPEVTHGIWLELRETR, encoded by the coding sequence ATGCTCGTGTGCCTGTCAATGGCCAAATCTCTACTCGCGACACTTGTTGCGACCGTCCTGCTGCTGGCCGCTCCGGGCCATGCCGCCGAAGTTACGGGAATGGACCATATTCCGATCGCTGTTCGCGATCTTGGTGTTGCCATCCGGTCCTACGAGCGCCTGGGCTTCGCCTGGAAACAAGGAAGGTATCATGCCAACGGGGTCAGCAACGGGCACATCAAGTTTCCCGACGGTACCGAACTCGAACTGATTTCCGCCGTCGACGCAGTTGACGACCTCACGGCGGAATATCGCCAGTTTCTCGAACGAGCGGAAGGGCCTGCGTTTCTCGGCTTTTTCGCGCCAAGGCGGACCGAATTGATCGATCGGCTGAGCGCTGGCTTCGTATCAGCCGATTTCAGCGGCTCCTGGATCCGGTTCCCGCAATCCGATCCGCTCCACTACATCTTTTTCGGCCAACGCAATGCGTCGGCGACCGACCGGCCGGAGCACTTTGCGCATCCCAATGGGGCGCAATCGCTCGTCGGCGTGTGGCTCGCGGGTGACGATTTCAGCAGAGAGCAAGAGCTGTTCAGATCGCTGGGCGCGACCAGCTCCACTGAACGCGCCTGCACACCAGAATGCGGTCGATGGGTCCAGTGGCGTTTCGCCGAGAGCGAGATAACTCTGCTGCCTTCGTCGCGTGGTTTGAGCTCCAGCCGCAAGATTGTCGGTGCCGTGGTCAGGGTCCAGAGCATTCGGGCAGCGAAGGCATTCCTGCAAGGTATCGTTCCAACGCTGACGGAGGCCCACGGCAAGCATTGGGACAGTATCTTCATCCCGCCCGAGGTGACGCACGGCATCTGGCTCGAACTGCGCGAAACGCGCTGA
- a CDS encoding efflux RND transporter permease subunit, whose translation MNISEPFIKRPVATTLLALGLLLVGIICYFRLPIASLPTVERPTIAVWASLPGASPDIVATSINVPLSRELGVIPGLVEMSSLNTQGGVQITLQFELSVNIDAAANAVQSAINTASPNLPSGMPQPPIYYKANPGGAPVIALALTSQVVDSSDVYAYADTIVAQRLSQVKGVARVVISGAERPAVRIQVDPDTLAGMSLSLEHVRAAVASASLNLPKGSISVEDRVYTIGTNDQLFHADEYRQIVVGWSNGAPVLLRDVARVEDSVLNTKLAGWFNNERAVLLFVYREADANVVETVDEILSLVPQLSRWIPPAIKVNVAYDRTLLIRASIADIQMTIAVASILIVLVISLFLKRLWTTAISSVVVPVTLAGTLAAIYALGYSLNNLSLMALTIAVGFVVDDTVIVIENTTRLIEEGSSPIEAAIKGSRQIGFTIVSITAALIAALIPVIFMPDIVGRYFREFGFTLMIAIILSAVLSLTLTPMLCARQPGRSTGRTAHGHGFVEGYLRSLDWTIRHQFLVITTIAGILAGTAWFYVALPKGYMPTQDTGILFVRTYSNPSISFAAMERLQRQVSTTIQSDPAVSDLVSYIGAGIGGVMSWGYMMVNLRPPEQRHESVQEVSERLRQKLAPLKDVATYFIPIQDLNVGTQNNALRFQYVVSSTDPALVARWSETMRRRLIALPEIRDLITNSETTGLEAGLVIDRPRAARRGVTPVGIDNTLYDAFGQRWINLIYLPLNFSEVILEVDPARQTDPSQLDRLFVPGLNGVQVALSSVTRPRRVHGSMWLNYDDRFPATTISFDTKPGVSIGDAISAIRKAEVEANIPDDVKTHFRGEAGEAAQSQNTTVLLFIAALLAIYIVLGMLYESFVHPVIVLSVLPSATFGAFLALSLTGLELNLMSSIACILLVGIVMKNAIMMIDFAITAERKDGLSPIQAIREAASARFRPIVMTSIVALLSACPLALNTGPGHELRQPVGIALVGGLLLSQVLTLYTTPAMYLLLGRFASKSARAGLG comes from the coding sequence GTGAACATCTCGGAACCATTCATCAAGCGGCCCGTAGCTACGACGCTACTAGCGCTCGGCCTGCTGCTGGTCGGCATCATCTGCTACTTCCGCCTGCCCATTGCATCGCTTCCCACGGTCGAGCGCCCGACGATTGCCGTATGGGCCAGTCTGCCGGGCGCAAGCCCCGACATCGTCGCGACCTCGATCAACGTCCCGCTATCGCGCGAATTGGGGGTGATCCCGGGCCTCGTCGAAATGTCATCGCTCAACACGCAGGGCGGCGTGCAGATCACGCTGCAGTTCGAGCTGAGCGTGAATATCGATGCTGCGGCCAATGCGGTTCAATCGGCGATCAACACCGCCAGCCCAAACCTGCCGTCGGGCATGCCCCAGCCGCCGATCTACTACAAGGCCAATCCCGGCGGGGCGCCCGTGATCGCCCTTGCGCTCACCTCCCAGGTGGTGGACTCCAGCGACGTCTATGCCTATGCGGATACGATCGTCGCTCAGCGACTATCGCAGGTGAAAGGCGTCGCGCGGGTGGTCATCAGCGGCGCCGAACGCCCCGCGGTCCGCATTCAGGTGGATCCCGACACGCTCGCCGGCATGTCGCTTTCACTTGAACATGTCCGCGCAGCTGTGGCTTCCGCCTCGTTGAATCTTCCCAAAGGCAGCATTTCTGTCGAGGACAGAGTGTATACGATCGGCACCAATGACCAACTCTTTCATGCCGACGAGTATCGCCAGATCGTGGTCGGCTGGAGCAACGGGGCTCCCGTCCTGTTGCGTGACGTTGCGAGAGTCGAGGACAGTGTCCTCAACACCAAGCTGGCCGGCTGGTTCAACAACGAACGGGCGGTTCTGTTGTTTGTCTACCGCGAAGCTGATGCCAATGTCGTCGAGACCGTCGACGAGATCCTATCACTGGTTCCACAGCTCAGTCGCTGGATTCCACCGGCGATCAAGGTCAATGTTGCATACGACCGTACGCTGCTGATCCGAGCCTCGATAGCCGACATTCAGATGACGATCGCGGTCGCCTCAATTCTCATCGTGCTCGTCATTTCGCTGTTCCTGAAGCGACTCTGGACGACCGCGATCTCGAGTGTCGTGGTGCCAGTCACGCTGGCCGGGACGTTGGCCGCGATATATGCTCTCGGCTACAGTCTGAACAATCTATCCCTCATGGCGCTGACGATCGCCGTCGGCTTCGTGGTCGACGACACCGTCATCGTCATCGAGAACACGACGCGCCTGATTGAAGAGGGCAGCAGCCCCATCGAAGCCGCAATCAAAGGCTCGCGCCAGATCGGCTTTACGATCGTTTCGATAACGGCCGCCCTGATCGCGGCTCTGATCCCCGTCATATTCATGCCGGACATTGTCGGCAGGTATTTTCGTGAGTTCGGCTTCACCTTGATGATTGCGATCATTCTTTCGGCGGTCCTGTCGTTGACGCTGACGCCAATGCTTTGCGCCCGGCAGCCCGGGAGATCGACGGGCCGCACCGCTCATGGGCACGGGTTCGTTGAAGGCTATTTGCGCAGCCTGGACTGGACCATCCGGCACCAATTCCTGGTCATCACCACGATTGCCGGCATTCTTGCCGGCACAGCCTGGTTCTACGTTGCGCTGCCCAAAGGCTACATGCCAACGCAGGACACTGGAATTCTGTTCGTCCGCACCTACAGCAATCCCAGTATCTCCTTCGCCGCAATGGAAAGGCTGCAGCGCCAGGTGTCGACCACGATCCAGAGCGATCCCGCCGTCAGCGATCTGGTCTCATATATCGGCGCAGGCATTGGCGGCGTGATGTCCTGGGGCTACATGATGGTCAATCTGCGCCCCCCTGAGCAACGGCATGAATCGGTACAGGAGGTCAGCGAGCGGCTGCGGCAAAAGCTCGCCCCGCTCAAGGACGTGGCAACCTATTTCATTCCGATCCAGGACCTGAACGTAGGGACACAGAACAACGCGCTCAGATTTCAATATGTAGTGTCTTCGACTGACCCTGCATTGGTGGCGCGCTGGAGTGAAACGATGCGGCGGCGCTTGATCGCTCTTCCTGAAATTCGCGATCTCATAACGAACAGCGAGACGACAGGATTGGAGGCGGGGCTGGTGATCGACCGGCCGAGAGCAGCTCGCAGAGGCGTCACGCCGGTCGGCATCGACAACACGCTGTACGACGCCTTCGGCCAGCGCTGGATCAACCTGATCTACCTGCCTCTGAATTTCTCCGAGGTCATCCTGGAAGTGGACCCGGCGCGGCAGACGGATCCATCGCAGCTTGACCGGCTCTTCGTCCCCGGACTGAACGGAGTTCAGGTCGCTCTGTCATCGGTGACGCGGCCGCGGCGCGTCCATGGCTCGATGTGGCTGAACTACGACGACCGTTTTCCCGCGACGACGATCTCGTTCGATACCAAGCCCGGCGTGTCGATCGGTGACGCCATCTCCGCAATCCGGAAGGCCGAGGTCGAAGCCAATATCCCGGATGACGTCAAGACCCACTTCCGTGGGGAGGCAGGCGAAGCAGCTCAATCGCAAAACACGACGGTCCTGCTATTCATCGCCGCCTTGCTCGCAATCTACATCGTTCTGGGCATGCTCTATGAAAGCTTCGTTCATCCCGTCATTGTTCTTTCGGTCCTCCCATCGGCAACCTTCGGCGCCTTCCTCGCATTGTCGTTGACGGGGCTCGAATTGAACCTGATGTCTTCCATCGCCTGCATCCTGCTCGTCGGCATCGTGATGAAAAATGCGATCATGATGATAGACTTTGCAATCACCGCGGAACGGAAGGATGGCCTGTCCCCGATACAAGCCATCCGCGAAGCCGCAAGCGCTCGCTTCAGGCCTATTGTCATGACCAGCATCGTAGCGCTTCTGAGCGCGTGCCCGCTGGCTCTGAACACAGGTCCAGGTCACGAATTGAGACAGCCGGTAGGCATTGCCCTGGTCGGCGGTCTGCTGCTGTCGCAGGTTTTGACGCTGTACACGACGCCCGCGATGTACTTGCTGCTGGGCCGCTTCGCCTCGAAGTCCGCCAGGGCTGGTTTGGGCTAG
- a CDS encoding efflux RND transporter permease subunit, with protein sequence MNISAPFILRPIATTLLVCAVVLLGGLGYWFLPISPLPAVEFPTIQVTTGYPGASPRVMETSVTTPLEHYFGKISGLTGMSSTSSSGTSEITLQFALSRPIDWAAQDVQAAINSASNWVPIASLPTPPVYRQVNPADTPVLIFALTSNILPLHEVGTYVESVIVPKLSQVKGVGAVTVEGGQRRAVRLEVNPAVLAGLGLSLEDVRRAVAANTTNNPKGSLDGSHQSFQIGANDQLFNAEQYLGIVIAYRNGAPVYLRNVGKTVDSVENTQQAGWYNGRPAIILNIQRQPGANIINVVEALNRLLPKLRADLPPSLEISIVADRTVTIRSAIADVQFTLASAMALVVLVIALFLRRLWATVIPSISLPVSVIATFGVMALLGFSVNNLSLMALTIASGFVVDDAIVMIENITRYVDDGEAPLAAALKGSRQIGFTVISLTVSLIAVFIPLLLMGGVIGRLFHEFAITLSIAVIVSAAVSLTLTPMMCAKFMTSAAARPENAIAGLSERGFQWLLNRYESGLGWVLRHQHVTLLFTLSTIILTVWLYVAIPKGFLPQQDTGLIIAVTDGPADTSFANMSARQRALGEIIARDKDVISVASFVGADTTNHTLSSGRLYINIGSPDRRAASAEAIMKRLLAATANEPGTRLHLQSAQDIRLETRLSRTQYQYVLQDLDEDELRTWTNKLLAALGHVREIEDPTSDLQDQAPHIELIVDRQIAARYGITMAAIDQTLYDAFGQRQIATIYSVFDQYHVVLEATPAIQQTPDILDRIFVTAGTQASNLGASTNGLGLGYQQSSAAVPLSTFTKVRHTMEPVTISHFGLFPAATISFNLPTGVSLSQATTALLRVQDSIGLPEAITTTLVGTAAEFTSSQDGAVWLILAAIVTVYIVLGVLYESFIHPITILSTLPSAGVGALLALMATGQDLNIISLIGIILLIGIVKKNAIMMVDFAIDAERTEGASAEDAIYRASILRFRPIMMTTMAALLGALPLALQTGTGSELRYPLGVAVVGGLVLSQFLTLYSTPVIYLFLDRLQRRMRRATSLGAANSRGDAAATG encoded by the coding sequence GTGAATATCTCGGCTCCGTTCATCCTGCGTCCGATCGCGACCACGCTTCTGGTGTGCGCCGTCGTTCTCCTCGGCGGGCTTGGCTACTGGTTTCTACCGATATCTCCGCTACCCGCCGTCGAGTTCCCCACCATTCAAGTGACCACTGGTTATCCCGGGGCATCGCCGCGGGTCATGGAGACTTCGGTTACCACGCCGCTTGAGCACTATTTCGGCAAGATCTCCGGCCTGACTGGGATGAGCTCGACCAGTTCGTCAGGAACGAGCGAGATCACGCTGCAATTTGCGCTATCTCGGCCGATCGACTGGGCCGCACAGGATGTCCAGGCGGCGATCAACTCGGCCTCGAACTGGGTGCCGATAGCCTCATTGCCCACGCCCCCCGTGTATCGCCAAGTCAATCCGGCCGACACCCCTGTTCTGATCTTCGCCTTGACCTCCAACATTCTCCCGCTTCACGAGGTTGGCACCTACGTGGAATCGGTCATCGTGCCGAAGCTGTCGCAAGTCAAAGGCGTTGGCGCTGTGACCGTCGAAGGCGGACAGCGGCGAGCCGTTCGTCTCGAGGTGAACCCCGCCGTTCTGGCCGGGCTGGGGCTTTCCCTTGAAGATGTCCGGCGCGCGGTCGCCGCCAACACCACCAACAATCCCAAGGGCAGCCTCGACGGGAGCCACCAGTCGTTTCAAATCGGTGCCAACGACCAGTTGTTCAACGCCGAGCAATATCTTGGTATCGTCATCGCCTACCGTAACGGAGCGCCGGTCTATCTGCGCAACGTCGGCAAGACTGTCGACAGCGTCGAGAACACGCAACAGGCTGGCTGGTACAACGGCCGTCCGGCAATCATCCTCAACATTCAACGTCAACCGGGCGCGAACATCATCAATGTTGTGGAGGCGCTCAACCGGCTGCTGCCCAAGCTCCGCGCCGATCTCCCCCCGAGCCTGGAGATATCGATCGTTGCCGACCGAACGGTAACGATTCGCTCGGCCATTGCCGATGTTCAATTTACCCTCGCCAGCGCGATGGCGCTCGTGGTGTTGGTGATCGCACTGTTCCTGCGCCGCTTGTGGGCGACGGTCATTCCGAGCATCAGCCTGCCGGTCTCCGTCATTGCTACGTTTGGCGTGATGGCGCTGCTGGGATTCAGCGTGAACAACCTTTCCCTGATGGCCCTGACGATCGCATCGGGATTTGTCGTCGATGATGCAATCGTCATGATCGAGAACATCACTCGCTACGTCGACGATGGCGAGGCACCGCTGGCAGCGGCGCTGAAGGGATCCCGCCAGATCGGCTTTACCGTGATCTCGCTAACCGTGTCGCTGATCGCGGTCTTTATTCCCCTGCTTCTGATGGGCGGGGTCATCGGCCGGTTGTTCCACGAATTTGCGATCACGCTGTCAATAGCGGTGATCGTCTCCGCGGCCGTGTCGCTGACGCTCACGCCGATGATGTGCGCAAAGTTCATGACGTCGGCGGCCGCTCGACCGGAAAACGCGATCGCCGGTCTCAGCGAGCGGGGGTTTCAATGGCTTCTGAACCGTTATGAAAGTGGCCTCGGATGGGTCTTGCGCCATCAACACGTCACCCTCCTGTTCACCCTGTCGACCATCATCCTGACCGTCTGGCTCTACGTCGCGATCCCAAAGGGATTTCTTCCCCAGCAGGACACCGGCCTGATCATCGCTGTGACGGACGGCCCTGCCGATACCTCGTTTGCGAACATGTCCGCCCGCCAACGCGCGCTCGGTGAAATCATAGCAAGAGACAAGGACGTCATCTCGGTCGCGAGCTTCGTTGGAGCCGACACAACCAATCATACGCTCAGCAGCGGCAGGCTCTACATCAACATAGGAAGCCCCGACCGGCGGGCTGCCTCGGCCGAGGCGATCATGAAGCGCCTGCTGGCGGCCACCGCGAACGAACCGGGTACCAGGCTGCACCTGCAGTCGGCTCAGGATATTCGGCTCGAGACACGCCTGTCGCGCACCCAATATCAATACGTGCTTCAGGACCTCGACGAGGACGAGTTACGCACCTGGACCAACAAGTTGCTGGCCGCCTTGGGACATGTCAGGGAAATTGAGGACCCGACGAGCGATCTGCAGGATCAGGCGCCTCACATCGAGTTGATCGTCGACCGCCAAATCGCGGCGCGCTATGGCATCACCATGGCGGCGATAGACCAGACCCTCTACGACGCCTTCGGTCAGAGACAGATCGCGACGATCTATTCCGTGTTCGACCAATACCACGTAGTCCTGGAAGCTACACCAGCCATCCAGCAGACTCCGGACATCCTGGACCGCATATTCGTCACGGCCGGAACCCAGGCAAGCAATCTGGGCGCATCCACCAACGGTCTTGGTCTTGGTTATCAGCAATCATCAGCAGCCGTACCGCTCTCGACCTTCACAAAGGTGCGGCACACCATGGAGCCGGTCACGATCAGCCATTTCGGCCTGTTCCCTGCGGCCACGATATCCTTCAACCTGCCAACTGGAGTCTCACTGAGCCAGGCCACCACGGCCCTCCTCCGGGTTCAGGATTCCATCGGCCTGCCGGAAGCGATCACGACGACCCTTGTCGGAACGGCGGCCGAGTTCACATCCTCGCAGGACGGCGCGGTCTGGCTGATCCTGGCCGCGATCGTCACCGTCTACATCGTGCTTGGTGTGCTCTACGAAAGCTTCATTCATCCGATCACCATTCTCTCCACCCTGCCTTCGGCCGGCGTCGGCGCTCTGCTTGCATTGATGGCCACCGGTCAAGACCTTAACATCATCTCCCTGATCGGGATCATCCTCTTGATCGGCATAGTCAAGAAGAACGCGATCATGATGGTCGACTTCGCGATCGATGCGGAGCGTACCGAGGGAGCTTCCGCCGAAGACGCCATCTATCGTGCCAGCATCCTGCGCTTCAGGCCGATCATGATGACGACGATGGCCGCCCTGCTCGGCGCGCTGCCGCTGGCTCTCCAAACCGGCACCGGTTCCGAGTTGCGATATCCTCTCGGCGTTGCCGTGGTCGGCGGACTGGTACTGTCCCAGTTCCTGACCCTCTATAGCACCCCCGTCATCTATCTGTTCCTGGATCGCCTGCAACGCAGGATGAGGCGCGCGACCTCTCTCGGGGCAGCGAACTCACGCGGCGATGCTGCGGCGACCGGCTGA
- a CDS encoding efflux RND transporter periplasmic adaptor subunit — protein sequence MMRHWQIDEADIVDERVQAGSHQRANVTGQPPKTRVSKGLLVWFAVILTAAAAGSALYRTELTSRLTIWGQNVPTPAMRPVSPAAAVAVVQVRTDDVPIYVYSIGTVQAYNTVNVKARVDGYITEILFKEGQDVKAGDLLAKIDPVPYQAQLQQQEAARASKLAQLGAAELDLKRYETLAVKDFATRQQVDNQRALVEQYRADLLSFEAQINYAKAQLNYATIVSPIDGKVGVRQVDVGNYVQASSPSTIAVITQLQPISVIFTISSVAAATAQLRPGGAKIPVLAFAPDQTTELDRGIVETVDNQVDPTSGTIKLKATFPNTSLRLWPGDFVNGRVIVDTQRDTLTVPSSAVRHGPNQDFVWVVNDDKVVYTPVTIGQIFGGRTVLKRGPPAGTTIVVDGHYRLDNGTPVQIVRTDKDAAPGARTTSASK from the coding sequence ATGATGCGACATTGGCAGATCGACGAGGCCGACATCGTGGACGAACGGGTTCAAGCTGGCAGCCACCAACGGGCTAACGTGACGGGGCAGCCGCCGAAGACCAGGGTATCCAAAGGGCTTCTCGTCTGGTTCGCCGTCATCTTGACGGCCGCAGCGGCCGGCTCGGCCCTTTACCGTACGGAGCTGACATCCCGCTTGACGATCTGGGGCCAAAACGTCCCGACCCCGGCGATGCGTCCCGTATCGCCAGCGGCGGCTGTCGCCGTGGTCCAGGTGCGCACCGATGACGTTCCGATCTATGTCTACAGCATCGGTACTGTCCAGGCCTACAACACGGTCAACGTCAAGGCGCGTGTCGACGGGTACATCACCGAGATCTTGTTCAAGGAGGGACAGGATGTGAAGGCCGGCGATCTACTGGCAAAGATCGACCCCGTCCCCTATCAGGCCCAACTTCAGCAACAGGAAGCGGCCCGGGCCAGCAAGCTCGCTCAGCTCGGTGCCGCGGAGCTCGACCTCAAACGCTACGAGACTCTCGCCGTCAAGGATTTCGCCACCCGGCAGCAGGTCGACAACCAACGCGCGCTCGTCGAGCAATACCGCGCGGACCTCCTCAGTTTCGAGGCTCAGATCAACTACGCAAAGGCGCAACTGAACTACGCGACGATCGTCTCGCCGATCGACGGAAAGGTCGGAGTTCGCCAAGTCGATGTCGGCAACTACGTCCAGGCCAGCAGCCCGAGCACGATCGCCGTTATCACGCAGTTGCAGCCGATTTCGGTCATATTCACCATCTCTTCCGTAGCAGCCGCCACAGCTCAACTGCGGCCGGGCGGAGCCAAGATTCCCGTCCTCGCCTTCGCCCCGGATCAAACGACCGAGCTTGACCGCGGCATCGTCGAAACGGTCGACAATCAAGTTGATCCCACGAGCGGAACGATCAAGCTCAAGGCGACCTTCCCAAATACCTCGCTCAGGCTTTGGCCGGGTGATTTCGTCAACGGCCGGGTGATCGTGGACACGCAACGCGACACCCTCACCGTGCCCTCCTCAGCCGTGAGGCACGGGCCCAACCAGGATTTCGTCTGGGTCGTGAACGACGACAAGGTCGTGTACACCCCGGTTACGATCGGACAGATTTTTGGAGGCCGTACTGTTCTGAAGCGCGGGCCGCCTGCCGGCACGACGATCGTCGTCGATGGTCACTATCGCTTGGACAACGGGACGCCCGTCCAGATTGTACGCACGGACAAGGATGCGGCACCGGGGGCGAGGACGACCTCGGCATCCAAGTGA